The proteins below come from a single Drosophila teissieri strain GT53w chromosome 3L, Prin_Dtei_1.1, whole genome shotgun sequence genomic window:
- the LOC122615994 gene encoding JNK-interacting protein 3 isoform X9 encodes MMDNDDALLNNGGPQSGAETVYGTEDNNMVMSEKNEQVVSIVQQLAGSIYQEFERMINRYDEDVVKNLMPLLVNVLECLDASYRINQEQDVEVELLREDNEQLVTQYEREKSARKQSEQKLLEAEDLAEQENKELATRLESVESIVRMLELKHKNSLEHASRLEEREADLKKEYNKLHERYTELFKNHVDYMERTKMLMGSTHSQMSTASERMDVSRARLNPVARSSGPVSYGFASLENSVMLDTETICSVGSQSDDSGPPSLQNELDNLGGTAERGAANVEQHQATSPQSPDSSPVVPNVPPNGMGKEVENLIMENNELLATKNALNIVKDDLIVKVDELTGEVEIVREELNAMQQSRTKLRQRISELEDELKKAKEQVKQQNTEQEENDVPLAQRKRFTRVEMAMVLMERNQYKERLMELQEAVRLTEILRASRTVDNLDRKSKQSIWKYFSNLFTPSNRPTERVADGLGGGPMFRHTGGGSPAHSHGSPSRGSGSGDNRLALTSGQPPVHPASAGLANALIMPKDYAEEGSSERISARRREQYRQLRAHVQKEDGRLHAYGWSLPINKASQEANPNRHSGGVPVPVYCNPLAEASPHMKVFCAAGVNLHGGFTKNGQSLIPANSPYAPKSTLKIAEITSPTADQSMEALDRQMARVSLETLEPETQLSSFVWICTSTHAASTVSVVDANQSATVLDAFPICASHLLCIASVQGAMESDYALLEQSEVVKAGEMLQRPGEGVELLGKVEFVRVKPKSDDEQNSNAKQQQEEEEAKEATEKSNEQLPAVNAEEPLGNVEAIKIRQPLPGAPQRLATDGNQTNNNNNTSSNLLFTTKSLNPILETKDRDEPAMSSVGPTMWLGAQDGWLYVHSSVGRWHECLHRVLLPDAVLAIVHVEARVVVALANAQLAVFRRQTDGQWDLNSYHLVTLGDRNHSIRCLCVAGERIWAAHRNKIFIVDPVSLNIVHSLDAHPRKESQVRQMAATGAGVWVSIRLDSTLRLYNTHTFEHKQDVDIEPYVSKMLGTGKLGFSFVRITALMVSCNRLWIGTSNGVIISVPLAEVQPKSSSDPHGQMPLCCMANAQLSFHGHRDAVKFFVSVPMLQQPNLNGGLTFTNKRPDMLVMCGGEGYIDFRINDNDMENSIQLEPNQTIENRGDKSYLIVWHVSQR; translated from the exons ATGATGGACAACGATGATGCACTGCTCAACAATGGAGGGCCACAGTCCGGAGCAGAAACGGTCTACGGCACCGAGGACAACAACATGGTCATGTCGGAGAAG AATGAACAGGTTGTCAGCATC GTCCAACAACTGGCGGGCAGTATTTATCAGGAATTCGAGCGGATGATCAATCGCTATGACGAGGATGTGGTGAAGAACCTGATGCCGCTGCTCGTGAACGTGCTGGAGTGCCTGGATGCCTCTTATCGCATCAATCAGGAGCAggatgtggaggtggagctgCTGCGCGAGGACAACGAGCAGCTAGTCACACAATATGAGCGGGAAAAGAGCGCCCGCAAACAGTCCGAACAGAAG CTATTGGAAGCGGAGGATCTGGCCGAGCAGGAGAACAAGGAGCTGGCCACGCGCTTGGAATCGGTGGAGAGCATTGTGCGAATGCTGGAACTGAAGCACAAGAACAGCTTGGAGCACGCCAGTCGTTTGGAAGAGCGGGAGGCGGATCTCAAAAAG GAGTATAACAAACTGCACGAGCGGTACACTGAGCTGTTCAAGAACCATGTGGACTACATGGAGCGCACTAAGATGCTGATGGGCTCAACGCATTCCCAAATGAGCACCGCCTCCGAACGCATGGATGTGAGCCGAGCGAGACTGAATCCCGTGGCTCGCAGCTCGGGACCCGTTTCCTATGGTTTCGCCTCGCTGGAGAATTCGGTGATGCTGGACACCGAGACCATTTGCAGTGTGGGCAGCCAGTCGGATGACTCCGGTCCGCCTTCACTGCAGAACGAGCTGGACAATCTCGGTGGGACGGCGGAACGTGGAGCTGCCAACGTGGAACAGCACCAGGCCACCTCGCCCCAGAGTCCCGACAGCAGTCCCGTTGTGCCAAATGTGCCTCCAAATG GCATGGGCAAAGAAGTTGAGAATCTTATCATGGAGAACAATGAGTTGCTGGCCACCAA AAATGCGCTCAATATTGTCAAGGATGATTTAATTGTCAAAGTGGATGAGCTCACTGGTGAGGTCGAAATCGTTCGCGAGGAGCTCAATGCCATGCAGCAATCGAGGACCAAGTTGCGGCAGCGCATCAGTGAGCTGGAGGACGAGCTCAAGAAGGCCAAGGAGCAGGTCAAGCAGCAAA ACACTGAGCAAGAGGAGAACGATGTGCCGCTGGCACAGCGCAAGAGATTCACCCGTGTGGAAATGGCCATGGTGCTAATGGAGCGCAATCAGTACAAGGAGCGTTTAATGGAGCTGCAGGAGGCAGTGCGTCTGACAGAAATACTCCGCGCCTCGCGTACCGTAGATAATTTAGACAGAAAGTCCAAACAGAGCATTTGGAAGTACTTTAGTAATCTTTTTAC CCCCTCCAACCGCCCAACGGAACGCGTTGCGGATGGTCTCGGAGGGGGGCCGATGTTTCGTCACACCGGCGGAGGAAGTCCTGCCCACAGTCACGGATCCCCCAGTcgaggaagtggaagtggcgaCAATCGCCTGGCCCTAACCAGCGGCCAACCGCCCGTGCATCCGGCCAGCGCTGGTCTTGCCAACGCACTCATTATGCCGAAAGACTATGCCGAGGAGGGCAGTTCGGAGAGGATCAGTGCGAGGAGAAGGGAGCAGTACCGCCAGCTACGTGCTCATGTCCAAAAGGAGGATGGCCGGCTGCATGCCTACGGTTGGAGTTTGCCGATTAACAAGGCCAGCCAGGAGGCGAATCCCAACCGCCATTCGGGAGGTGTACCAGTTCCCGTATATTGTAATCCCCTGGCGGAGGCATCGCCCCACATGAAGGTATTTTGTGCGGCAGGCGTTAATCTACACGGCGGCTTCACCAAGAATGGGCAATCACTGATACCTGCCAACTCACCATATGCTCCGAAATCTACGCTCAAAATAGCTGAGATAACCAGTCCCACAGCGGATCAGAGCATGGAGGCCTTGGACAGGCAGATGGCGAGGGTCAGCCTGGAGACACTGGAGCCCGAGACGCAACTCAGTTCGTTTGTGTGGATATGCACAAGCACACATGCTGCCAGTACGGTCAGTGTGGTCGATGCCAATCAATCGGCCACTGTGCTGGACGCCTTTCCCATTTGCGCATCGCATTTGCTTTGCATTGCCTCCGTGCAAGGAGCGATGGAGAGTGACTACGCGTTGCTGGAGCAATCGGAAGTGGTCAAGGCGGGCGAGATGCTGCAGCGGCCGGGCGAGGGAGTTGAGCTATTGGGCAAAGTGGAGTTTGTACGTGTAAAACCAAAGTCGGACGATGAGCAGAACAGCAATGcaaagcaacagcaggaggaggaggaggccaaggAAGCCACTGAGAAATCCAACGAGCAGCTCCCGGCCGTAAACGCCGAAGAGCCACTTGGCAATGTGGAGGCCATCAAAATACGCCAGCCACTGCCAGGAGCTCCCCAGCGATTGGCCACAGATGGCAACCAgactaacaacaacaataacaccaGCAGCAATCTTTTGTTTACCACGAAGTCGTTGAACCCCATACTGGAGACCAAGGATCGTGATGAACCGGCAATGAGCTCGGTGGGTCCCACAATGTGGCTGGGCGCCCAGGACGGCTGGCTGTATGTGCACAGCAGCGTGGGAAGGTGGCACGAGTGCCTGCACCGAGTTCTCCTGCCGGATGCTGTGCTAGCGATTGTACACGTAGAGGCGAGGGTCGTTGTGGCGCTGGCCAATGCCCAACTGGCTGTGTTCCGCCGCCAGACAGACGGCCAATGGGATCTGAATAGCTATCACCTGGTGACGCTCGGTGATCGCAACCATTCGATACGTTGCCTCTGTGTGGCTGGCGAGCGCATTTGGGCCGCTCACCGCAACAAGATCTTTATCGTGGACCCCGTATCGCTCAACATTGTGCACTCGCTGGACGCGCATCCGCGAAAGGAGAGCCAGGTGCGTCAGATGGCGGCCACGGGAGCTGGTGTCTGGGTATCGATCAG ACTGGACTCCACGCTGCGGCTGTACAACACGCACACGTTCGAGCACAAGCAGGACGTGGACATTGAGCCGTACGTCTCCAAAATGCTCGGCACCGGCAAGCTGGGCTTTAGCTTCGTCCGCATCACCGCTCTAATGGTGTCCTGCAACCGACTGTGGATCGGCACCAGCAACGGCGTGATCATCTCAGTGCCACTGGCCGAAGTGCAGCCCAAGTCATCAt CCGATCCCCATGGCCAGATGCCGCTGTGCTGCATGGCCAACGCTCAACTTTCCTTCCACGGCCACCGGGATGCGGTGAAATTCTTCGTATCGGTGCCCATGCTGCAGCAGCCCAATCTGAACGGTGGACTGACCTTCACCAACAAGCGACCCGATATGCTGGTCATGTGCGGCGGCGAGGGCTACATCGATTTTCGCATAA ACGATAACGACATGGAAAACAGTATTCAACTggaaccaaaccaaacgatCGAGAATCGAGGCGATAAGAGTTACTTGATCGTGTGGCACGTTAGTCAACGTTAA
- the LOC122615994 gene encoding JNK-interacting protein 3 isoform X2: protein MMDNDDALLNNGGPQSGAETVYGTEDNNMVMSEKNEQVQQLAGSIYQEFERMINRYDEDVVKNLMPLLVNVLECLDASYRINQEQDVEVELLREDNEQLVTQYEREKSARKQSEQKLLEAEDLAEQENKELATRLESVESIVRMLELKHKNSLEHASRLEEREADLKKEYNKLHERYTELFKNHVDYMERTKMLMGSTHSQMSTASERMDVSRARLNPVARSSGPVSYGFASLENSVMLDTETICSVGSQSDDSGPPSLQNELDNLGGTAERGAANVEQHQATSPQSPDSSPVVPNVPPNVGRSTTKKEQRSDNNLYQELSFQDNEESEENEIVTGSWVHPGEYASSANDNYFGMGKEVENLIMENNELLATKNALNIVKDDLIVKVDELTGEVEIVREELNAMQQSRTKLRQRISELEDELKKAKEQVKQQNTEQEENDVPLAQRKRFTRVEMAMVLMERNQYKERLMELQEAVRLTEILRASRTVDNLDRKSKQSIWKYFSNLFTPSNRPTERVADGLGGGPMFRHTGGGSPAHSHGSPSRGSGSGDNRLALTSGQPPVHPASAGLANALIMPKDYAEEGSSERISARRREQYRQLRAHVQKEDGRLHAYGWSLPINKASQEANPNRHSGGVPVPVYCNPLAEASPHMKVFCAAGVNLHGGFTKNGQSLIPANSPYAPKSTLKIAEITSPTADQSMEALDRQMARVSLETLEPETQLSSFVWICTSTHAASTVSVVDANQSATVLDAFPICASHLLCIASVQGAMESDYALLEQSEVVKAGEMLQRPGEGVELLGKVEFVRVKPKSDDEQNSNAKQQQEEEEAKEATEKSNEQLPAVNAEEPLGNVEAIKIRQPLPGAPQRLATDGNQTNNNNNTSSNLLFTTKSLNPILETKDRDEPAMSSVGPTMWLGAQDGWLYVHSSVGRWHECLHRVLLPDAVLAIVHVEARVVVALANAQLAVFRRQTDGQWDLNSYHLVTLGDRNHSIRCLCVAGERIWAAHRNKIFIVDPVSLNIVHSLDAHPRKESQVRQMAATGAGVWVSIRLDSTLRLYNTHTFEHKQDVDIEPYVSKMLGTGKLGFSFVRITALMVSCNRLWIGTSNGVIISVPLAEVQPKSSSDPHGQMPLCCMANAQLSFHGHRDAVKFFVSVPMLQQPNLNGGLTFTNKRPDMLVMCGGEGYIDFRINDNDMENSIQLEPNQTIENRGDKSYLIVWHVSQR from the exons ATGATGGACAACGATGATGCACTGCTCAACAATGGAGGGCCACAGTCCGGAGCAGAAACGGTCTACGGCACCGAGGACAACAACATGGTCATGTCGGAGAAG AATGAACAG GTCCAACAACTGGCGGGCAGTATTTATCAGGAATTCGAGCGGATGATCAATCGCTATGACGAGGATGTGGTGAAGAACCTGATGCCGCTGCTCGTGAACGTGCTGGAGTGCCTGGATGCCTCTTATCGCATCAATCAGGAGCAggatgtggaggtggagctgCTGCGCGAGGACAACGAGCAGCTAGTCACACAATATGAGCGGGAAAAGAGCGCCCGCAAACAGTCCGAACAGAAG CTATTGGAAGCGGAGGATCTGGCCGAGCAGGAGAACAAGGAGCTGGCCACGCGCTTGGAATCGGTGGAGAGCATTGTGCGAATGCTGGAACTGAAGCACAAGAACAGCTTGGAGCACGCCAGTCGTTTGGAAGAGCGGGAGGCGGATCTCAAAAAG GAGTATAACAAACTGCACGAGCGGTACACTGAGCTGTTCAAGAACCATGTGGACTACATGGAGCGCACTAAGATGCTGATGGGCTCAACGCATTCCCAAATGAGCACCGCCTCCGAACGCATGGATGTGAGCCGAGCGAGACTGAATCCCGTGGCTCGCAGCTCGGGACCCGTTTCCTATGGTTTCGCCTCGCTGGAGAATTCGGTGATGCTGGACACCGAGACCATTTGCAGTGTGGGCAGCCAGTCGGATGACTCCGGTCCGCCTTCACTGCAGAACGAGCTGGACAATCTCGGTGGGACGGCGGAACGTGGAGCTGCCAACGTGGAACAGCACCAGGCCACCTCGCCCCAGAGTCCCGACAGCAGTCCCGTTGTGCCAAATGTGCCTCCAAATG TTGGTCGCTCGACTACCAAAAAGGAGCAGCGCTCGGATAACAATCTCTACCAAGAGCTGTCCTTCCAGGACAATGAGGAGAGTGAAGAGAATGAGATTGTCACAG GCAGCTGGGTCCATCCCGGAGAGTATGCGTCCTCAG CTAACGACAACTATTTTG GCATGGGCAAAGAAGTTGAGAATCTTATCATGGAGAACAATGAGTTGCTGGCCACCAA AAATGCGCTCAATATTGTCAAGGATGATTTAATTGTCAAAGTGGATGAGCTCACTGGTGAGGTCGAAATCGTTCGCGAGGAGCTCAATGCCATGCAGCAATCGAGGACCAAGTTGCGGCAGCGCATCAGTGAGCTGGAGGACGAGCTCAAGAAGGCCAAGGAGCAGGTCAAGCAGCAAA ACACTGAGCAAGAGGAGAACGATGTGCCGCTGGCACAGCGCAAGAGATTCACCCGTGTGGAAATGGCCATGGTGCTAATGGAGCGCAATCAGTACAAGGAGCGTTTAATGGAGCTGCAGGAGGCAGTGCGTCTGACAGAAATACTCCGCGCCTCGCGTACCGTAGATAATTTAGACAGAAAGTCCAAACAGAGCATTTGGAAGTACTTTAGTAATCTTTTTAC CCCCTCCAACCGCCCAACGGAACGCGTTGCGGATGGTCTCGGAGGGGGGCCGATGTTTCGTCACACCGGCGGAGGAAGTCCTGCCCACAGTCACGGATCCCCCAGTcgaggaagtggaagtggcgaCAATCGCCTGGCCCTAACCAGCGGCCAACCGCCCGTGCATCCGGCCAGCGCTGGTCTTGCCAACGCACTCATTATGCCGAAAGACTATGCCGAGGAGGGCAGTTCGGAGAGGATCAGTGCGAGGAGAAGGGAGCAGTACCGCCAGCTACGTGCTCATGTCCAAAAGGAGGATGGCCGGCTGCATGCCTACGGTTGGAGTTTGCCGATTAACAAGGCCAGCCAGGAGGCGAATCCCAACCGCCATTCGGGAGGTGTACCAGTTCCCGTATATTGTAATCCCCTGGCGGAGGCATCGCCCCACATGAAGGTATTTTGTGCGGCAGGCGTTAATCTACACGGCGGCTTCACCAAGAATGGGCAATCACTGATACCTGCCAACTCACCATATGCTCCGAAATCTACGCTCAAAATAGCTGAGATAACCAGTCCCACAGCGGATCAGAGCATGGAGGCCTTGGACAGGCAGATGGCGAGGGTCAGCCTGGAGACACTGGAGCCCGAGACGCAACTCAGTTCGTTTGTGTGGATATGCACAAGCACACATGCTGCCAGTACGGTCAGTGTGGTCGATGCCAATCAATCGGCCACTGTGCTGGACGCCTTTCCCATTTGCGCATCGCATTTGCTTTGCATTGCCTCCGTGCAAGGAGCGATGGAGAGTGACTACGCGTTGCTGGAGCAATCGGAAGTGGTCAAGGCGGGCGAGATGCTGCAGCGGCCGGGCGAGGGAGTTGAGCTATTGGGCAAAGTGGAGTTTGTACGTGTAAAACCAAAGTCGGACGATGAGCAGAACAGCAATGcaaagcaacagcaggaggaggaggaggccaaggAAGCCACTGAGAAATCCAACGAGCAGCTCCCGGCCGTAAACGCCGAAGAGCCACTTGGCAATGTGGAGGCCATCAAAATACGCCAGCCACTGCCAGGAGCTCCCCAGCGATTGGCCACAGATGGCAACCAgactaacaacaacaataacaccaGCAGCAATCTTTTGTTTACCACGAAGTCGTTGAACCCCATACTGGAGACCAAGGATCGTGATGAACCGGCAATGAGCTCGGTGGGTCCCACAATGTGGCTGGGCGCCCAGGACGGCTGGCTGTATGTGCACAGCAGCGTGGGAAGGTGGCACGAGTGCCTGCACCGAGTTCTCCTGCCGGATGCTGTGCTAGCGATTGTACACGTAGAGGCGAGGGTCGTTGTGGCGCTGGCCAATGCCCAACTGGCTGTGTTCCGCCGCCAGACAGACGGCCAATGGGATCTGAATAGCTATCACCTGGTGACGCTCGGTGATCGCAACCATTCGATACGTTGCCTCTGTGTGGCTGGCGAGCGCATTTGGGCCGCTCACCGCAACAAGATCTTTATCGTGGACCCCGTATCGCTCAACATTGTGCACTCGCTGGACGCGCATCCGCGAAAGGAGAGCCAGGTGCGTCAGATGGCGGCCACGGGAGCTGGTGTCTGGGTATCGATCAG ACTGGACTCCACGCTGCGGCTGTACAACACGCACACGTTCGAGCACAAGCAGGACGTGGACATTGAGCCGTACGTCTCCAAAATGCTCGGCACCGGCAAGCTGGGCTTTAGCTTCGTCCGCATCACCGCTCTAATGGTGTCCTGCAACCGACTGTGGATCGGCACCAGCAACGGCGTGATCATCTCAGTGCCACTGGCCGAAGTGCAGCCCAAGTCATCAt CCGATCCCCATGGCCAGATGCCGCTGTGCTGCATGGCCAACGCTCAACTTTCCTTCCACGGCCACCGGGATGCGGTGAAATTCTTCGTATCGGTGCCCATGCTGCAGCAGCCCAATCTGAACGGTGGACTGACCTTCACCAACAAGCGACCCGATATGCTGGTCATGTGCGGCGGCGAGGGCTACATCGATTTTCGCATAA ACGATAACGACATGGAAAACAGTATTCAACTggaaccaaaccaaacgatCGAGAATCGAGGCGATAAGAGTTACTTGATCGTGTGGCACGTTAGTCAACGTTAA
- the LOC122615994 gene encoding JNK-interacting protein 3 isoform X3, which translates to MMDNDDALLNNGGPQSGAETVYGTEDNNMVMSEKNEQVVSIVQQLAGSIYQEFERMINRYDEDVVKNLMPLLVNVLECLDASYRINQEQDVEVELLREDNEQLVTQYEREKSARKQSEQKLLEAEDLAEQENKELATRLESVESIVRMLELKHKNSLEHASRLEEREADLKKEYNKLHERYTELFKNHVDYMERTKMLMGSTHSQMSTASERMDVSRARLNPVARSSGPVSYGFASLENSVMLDTETICSVGSQSDDSGPPSLQNELDNLGGTAERGAANVEQHQATSPQSPDSSPVVPNVPPNVGRSTTKKEQRSDNNLYQELSFQDNEESEENEIVTGSWVHPGEYASSGMGKEVENLIMENNELLATKNALNIVKDDLIVKVDELTGEVEIVREELNAMQQSRTKLRQRISELEDELKKAKEQVKQQNTEQEENDVPLAQRKRFTRVEMAMVLMERNQYKERLMELQEAVRLTEILRASRTVDNLDRKSKQSIWKYFSNLFTPSNRPTERVADGLGGGPMFRHTGGGSPAHSHGSPSRGSGSGDNRLALTSGQPPVHPASAGLANALIMPKDYAEEGSSERISARRREQYRQLRAHVQKEDGRLHAYGWSLPINKASQEANPNRHSGGVPVPVYCNPLAEASPHMKVFCAAGVNLHGGFTKNGQSLIPANSPYAPKSTLKIAEITSPTADQSMEALDRQMARVSLETLEPETQLSSFVWICTSTHAASTVSVVDANQSATVLDAFPICASHLLCIASVQGAMESDYALLEQSEVVKAGEMLQRPGEGVELLGKVEFVRVKPKSDDEQNSNAKQQQEEEEAKEATEKSNEQLPAVNAEEPLGNVEAIKIRQPLPGAPQRLATDGNQTNNNNNTSSNLLFTTKSLNPILETKDRDEPAMSSVGPTMWLGAQDGWLYVHSSVGRWHECLHRVLLPDAVLAIVHVEARVVVALANAQLAVFRRQTDGQWDLNSYHLVTLGDRNHSIRCLCVAGERIWAAHRNKIFIVDPVSLNIVHSLDAHPRKESQVRQMAATGAGVWVSIRLDSTLRLYNTHTFEHKQDVDIEPYVSKMLGTGKLGFSFVRITALMVSCNRLWIGTSNGVIISVPLAEVQPKSSSDPHGQMPLCCMANAQLSFHGHRDAVKFFVSVPMLQQPNLNGGLTFTNKRPDMLVMCGGEGYIDFRINDNDMENSIQLEPNQTIENRGDKSYLIVWHVSQR; encoded by the exons ATGATGGACAACGATGATGCACTGCTCAACAATGGAGGGCCACAGTCCGGAGCAGAAACGGTCTACGGCACCGAGGACAACAACATGGTCATGTCGGAGAAG AATGAACAGGTTGTCAGCATC GTCCAACAACTGGCGGGCAGTATTTATCAGGAATTCGAGCGGATGATCAATCGCTATGACGAGGATGTGGTGAAGAACCTGATGCCGCTGCTCGTGAACGTGCTGGAGTGCCTGGATGCCTCTTATCGCATCAATCAGGAGCAggatgtggaggtggagctgCTGCGCGAGGACAACGAGCAGCTAGTCACACAATATGAGCGGGAAAAGAGCGCCCGCAAACAGTCCGAACAGAAG CTATTGGAAGCGGAGGATCTGGCCGAGCAGGAGAACAAGGAGCTGGCCACGCGCTTGGAATCGGTGGAGAGCATTGTGCGAATGCTGGAACTGAAGCACAAGAACAGCTTGGAGCACGCCAGTCGTTTGGAAGAGCGGGAGGCGGATCTCAAAAAG GAGTATAACAAACTGCACGAGCGGTACACTGAGCTGTTCAAGAACCATGTGGACTACATGGAGCGCACTAAGATGCTGATGGGCTCAACGCATTCCCAAATGAGCACCGCCTCCGAACGCATGGATGTGAGCCGAGCGAGACTGAATCCCGTGGCTCGCAGCTCGGGACCCGTTTCCTATGGTTTCGCCTCGCTGGAGAATTCGGTGATGCTGGACACCGAGACCATTTGCAGTGTGGGCAGCCAGTCGGATGACTCCGGTCCGCCTTCACTGCAGAACGAGCTGGACAATCTCGGTGGGACGGCGGAACGTGGAGCTGCCAACGTGGAACAGCACCAGGCCACCTCGCCCCAGAGTCCCGACAGCAGTCCCGTTGTGCCAAATGTGCCTCCAAATG TTGGTCGCTCGACTACCAAAAAGGAGCAGCGCTCGGATAACAATCTCTACCAAGAGCTGTCCTTCCAGGACAATGAGGAGAGTGAAGAGAATGAGATTGTCACAG GCAGCTGGGTCCATCCCGGAGAGTATGCGTCCTCAG GCATGGGCAAAGAAGTTGAGAATCTTATCATGGAGAACAATGAGTTGCTGGCCACCAA AAATGCGCTCAATATTGTCAAGGATGATTTAATTGTCAAAGTGGATGAGCTCACTGGTGAGGTCGAAATCGTTCGCGAGGAGCTCAATGCCATGCAGCAATCGAGGACCAAGTTGCGGCAGCGCATCAGTGAGCTGGAGGACGAGCTCAAGAAGGCCAAGGAGCAGGTCAAGCAGCAAA ACACTGAGCAAGAGGAGAACGATGTGCCGCTGGCACAGCGCAAGAGATTCACCCGTGTGGAAATGGCCATGGTGCTAATGGAGCGCAATCAGTACAAGGAGCGTTTAATGGAGCTGCAGGAGGCAGTGCGTCTGACAGAAATACTCCGCGCCTCGCGTACCGTAGATAATTTAGACAGAAAGTCCAAACAGAGCATTTGGAAGTACTTTAGTAATCTTTTTAC CCCCTCCAACCGCCCAACGGAACGCGTTGCGGATGGTCTCGGAGGGGGGCCGATGTTTCGTCACACCGGCGGAGGAAGTCCTGCCCACAGTCACGGATCCCCCAGTcgaggaagtggaagtggcgaCAATCGCCTGGCCCTAACCAGCGGCCAACCGCCCGTGCATCCGGCCAGCGCTGGTCTTGCCAACGCACTCATTATGCCGAAAGACTATGCCGAGGAGGGCAGTTCGGAGAGGATCAGTGCGAGGAGAAGGGAGCAGTACCGCCAGCTACGTGCTCATGTCCAAAAGGAGGATGGCCGGCTGCATGCCTACGGTTGGAGTTTGCCGATTAACAAGGCCAGCCAGGAGGCGAATCCCAACCGCCATTCGGGAGGTGTACCAGTTCCCGTATATTGTAATCCCCTGGCGGAGGCATCGCCCCACATGAAGGTATTTTGTGCGGCAGGCGTTAATCTACACGGCGGCTTCACCAAGAATGGGCAATCACTGATACCTGCCAACTCACCATATGCTCCGAAATCTACGCTCAAAATAGCTGAGATAACCAGTCCCACAGCGGATCAGAGCATGGAGGCCTTGGACAGGCAGATGGCGAGGGTCAGCCTGGAGACACTGGAGCCCGAGACGCAACTCAGTTCGTTTGTGTGGATATGCACAAGCACACATGCTGCCAGTACGGTCAGTGTGGTCGATGCCAATCAATCGGCCACTGTGCTGGACGCCTTTCCCATTTGCGCATCGCATTTGCTTTGCATTGCCTCCGTGCAAGGAGCGATGGAGAGTGACTACGCGTTGCTGGAGCAATCGGAAGTGGTCAAGGCGGGCGAGATGCTGCAGCGGCCGGGCGAGGGAGTTGAGCTATTGGGCAAAGTGGAGTTTGTACGTGTAAAACCAAAGTCGGACGATGAGCAGAACAGCAATGcaaagcaacagcaggaggaggaggaggccaaggAAGCCACTGAGAAATCCAACGAGCAGCTCCCGGCCGTAAACGCCGAAGAGCCACTTGGCAATGTGGAGGCCATCAAAATACGCCAGCCACTGCCAGGAGCTCCCCAGCGATTGGCCACAGATGGCAACCAgactaacaacaacaataacaccaGCAGCAATCTTTTGTTTACCACGAAGTCGTTGAACCCCATACTGGAGACCAAGGATCGTGATGAACCGGCAATGAGCTCGGTGGGTCCCACAATGTGGCTGGGCGCCCAGGACGGCTGGCTGTATGTGCACAGCAGCGTGGGAAGGTGGCACGAGTGCCTGCACCGAGTTCTCCTGCCGGATGCTGTGCTAGCGATTGTACACGTAGAGGCGAGGGTCGTTGTGGCGCTGGCCAATGCCCAACTGGCTGTGTTCCGCCGCCAGACAGACGGCCAATGGGATCTGAATAGCTATCACCTGGTGACGCTCGGTGATCGCAACCATTCGATACGTTGCCTCTGTGTGGCTGGCGAGCGCATTTGGGCCGCTCACCGCAACAAGATCTTTATCGTGGACCCCGTATCGCTCAACATTGTGCACTCGCTGGACGCGCATCCGCGAAAGGAGAGCCAGGTGCGTCAGATGGCGGCCACGGGAGCTGGTGTCTGGGTATCGATCAG ACTGGACTCCACGCTGCGGCTGTACAACACGCACACGTTCGAGCACAAGCAGGACGTGGACATTGAGCCGTACGTCTCCAAAATGCTCGGCACCGGCAAGCTGGGCTTTAGCTTCGTCCGCATCACCGCTCTAATGGTGTCCTGCAACCGACTGTGGATCGGCACCAGCAACGGCGTGATCATCTCAGTGCCACTGGCCGAAGTGCAGCCCAAGTCATCAt CCGATCCCCATGGCCAGATGCCGCTGTGCTGCATGGCCAACGCTCAACTTTCCTTCCACGGCCACCGGGATGCGGTGAAATTCTTCGTATCGGTGCCCATGCTGCAGCAGCCCAATCTGAACGGTGGACTGACCTTCACCAACAAGCGACCCGATATGCTGGTCATGTGCGGCGGCGAGGGCTACATCGATTTTCGCATAA ACGATAACGACATGGAAAACAGTATTCAACTggaaccaaaccaaacgatCGAGAATCGAGGCGATAAGAGTTACTTGATCGTGTGGCACGTTAGTCAACGTTAA